Proteins encoded within one genomic window of Pygocentrus nattereri isolate fPygNat1 chromosome 7, fPygNat1.pri, whole genome shotgun sequence:
- the shkbp1 gene encoding SH3KBP1-binding protein 1 translates to MARAAGDIIHLNVGGKRFSTSKQTLTWVPDSFFSSLLSGRISTLKDETGAIFIDRDPSLFAPILNFLRTKELHPRSIDVHLLMHEAEFYGITPLVRKLQLCDELDRSSCGTVLFNGYLPPPVYPVKRRNRHSVAGPQFMGGRAGTLERAPVRRSNTMPPNLGNTGMLGKAATEERVTGQGSDPGMVRIICGHHNWIAVGYAQFVVCYRVKESTGWQQVFTSPRLDWLIDRVALNAKVMGGSLGDNDKMVAVASGTEIILWAICPDGNGNEIGVFSLNVPVEALFFVGNQLIATSHTGKVGVWNAVTKHWQNQDVVPINSYDTAGSFLILGCNNGSIYYIDVQKFPLRMKDNDLLVTELYRDPSEDAITALSVYLTPKTSDSGNWIEIAYGTSSGTVRVIVQHPETVGSGPQLFQTFSVHRSPVTKIMLSEKHLISVCADNNHVRTWTVTRFRGMISTQPGSTPLTSFKILSLDDIDGHGGCAAGTEIGPYGERDEQQVFIQRVVPDTDKLYVRLSSNGKRVCEVRSVDGTSITAFVVHECEGSSRIGSRPRRYLFSGHSNGSIQMWDLTTAMEIAGKVDIKALGGPTEEELLELLDQCDLALTRTPDMSPAASLTHSTRNSTCSLQSQLSESSRGGASSARSTIPHTGSLPRQVPFLPFGRPRDLPPHLGLSQCSLASSASGSGSPHPGRAVQERDKERDALRRGSFVERCQERAKNSDLAGMEGGRRSLAVCTELEARLGFRAHTSASLSASASSARRPAVPSPTPSPVSPVRSQMPVSPRRGPTSPVSEATPPEAGPKPESPISPPPTSPKPHMNETSF, encoded by the exons GTTCAGCACCTCCAAGCAGACTCTGACATGGGTTCCAGACTCCTTTTTCTCAAG tCTCTTGAGTGGACGGATATCCACGTTAAAAGATGAAACGGGCGCG ATCTTCATAGATCGAGATCCGTCTCTGTTTGCCCCCATTCTGAACTTTCTGCGCACTAAGGAACTGCATCCCAG GTCTATAGATGTGCATTTATTGATGCATGAAGCTGAGTTCTATGGAATCACTCCATTAG TGCGTAAGCTGCAGCTGTGTGATGAATTAGACCGATCGTCATGCGGCACGGTGCTGTTTAATGGCTACCTGCCCCCTCCAG tttaccCAGTGAAGCGCAGGAACAGACACAGCGTGGCGGGTCCCCAGTTTATGGGCGGTCGAGCTGGGACATTAGAGCGAGCGCCCGTCAGACGCAGTAACACCATGCCACCCAACCTGGGCAACACGGGCATGCTGGGTAAAGCTGctacagaggagagagtgacaG gtcaAGGTTCAGATCCTGGAATGGTTCGGATCATATGTGGACACCACAACTGGATTGCTGTGGGCTATGCACAGTTTGTGGTCTGTTACAG GGTGAAGGAGTCGACAGGCTGGCAGCAGGTGTTTACGAGTCCCAGGCTGGACTGGCTCATCGACAGGGTGGCACTCAATGCCAAGGTCATGGGTGGGTCTCTGGGAGACAACGACAAGATGGTAGCTGTGGCATCAGGAACTGAGATAATATTATGGGCTATTTGTCCTGATGGCAATGGCAATGAGATCG GTGTGTTTAGCCTCAACGTTCCTGTAGAGGCTCTGTTCTTCGTGGGGAATCAGCTGATTGCCACCAGCCACACAGGGAAAGTTGGGGTGTGGAACGCTGTGACCAAACACTGGCAG AATCAGGATGTGGTTCCTATTAACAGCTACGACACCGCCGGCTCCTTTCTCATCCTCGGCTGCAACAATGGATCCATTTATTACATAG ACGTGCAGAAGTTTCCACTGCGAATGAAGGATAACGATCTGTTGGTGACAGAACTGTACAGAGATCCAAGCGAGGACGCCATCACGGCCCTCAGCGTCTACCTTACACCTAAAACAA GTGACAGTGGGAACTGGATCGAGATAGCATACGGCACCAGTTCAGGTACAGTGCGTGTGATTGTGCAGCACCCAGAGACGGTGGGCTCTGGACCCCAGCTCTTCCAGACCTTCTCTGTCCACCGCAGCCCTGTTACTAAAATCATGCTGTCAGAAAAACACCTCATCTCAG TGTGTGCAGACAACAACCATGTCCGCACCTGGACCGTCACGCGTTTCCGAGGCATGATCTCCACCCAGCCCGGTTCCACCCCCCTCACCTCCTTCAAGATCCTCTCGCTGGACGACATCGACGGACACGGAGGCTGCGCTGCTGGCACCGAGATTG GTCCTTACGGAGAGCGTGATGAGCAGCAGGTGTTTATCCAGCGTGTGGTTCCTGACACAGATAAGCTGTATGTGCGACTCTCCTCCAACGGCAAGAG GGTATGTGAGGTGCGCTCGGTGGACGGCACCTCCATCACTGCATTTGTGGTCCACGAGTGTGAGGGGTCCAGCCGCATCGGCTCCCGGCCACGCAGATACCTCTTCAGCGGCCATAGCAATGGCAGCATCCAGATGTGGGACCTCACCACGGCGATGGAAATTGCTGGGAAAGTTGACATCAAAG cTCTTGGAGGTCCTACAGAAGAGGAGTTGTTGGAGCTGTTGGATCAGTGTGACTTGGCACTGACCAGAACACCAGACATGAGTCCAGCTGCTTCACTGACGCACTCCACCCGCAACTCCACCTGCAG TCTGCAGTCCCAGCTGAGTGAGAGCAGCCGTGGAGGTGCGAGTTCTGCTCGCTCGACGATCCCCCACACAGGAAGTCTTCCCCGTCAGGtcccttttcttccttttggCAGGCCGCGGGACCTGCCGCCTCACCTGGGCCTCAGCCAGTGCTCCCTGGCCAGCAGCGCCAGCGGCAGCGGGAGTCCCCACCCGGGCAGGGCTGTCCAGGAGCGGGACAAAGAGCGTGACGCTCTTCGCAGAGGCAGCTTCGTGGAGCGCTGCCAGGAAAGAGCCAAAAACTCAGATTTAGCTGGAATGGAGGGAGGTAGGCGGAGTTTAGCTGTATGTACTGAACTGGAGGCGCGTTTGGGCTTCAGAGCGCACACATCAGCATCTttatcagcatcagcatcatcaGCTAGAAGACCTGCAGTGCCAAGCCCCACCCCCTCGCCGGTCAGTCCAGTACGGTCGCAAATGCCAGTGTCTCCGAGACGAGGACCGACGTCACCAGTTAGTGAAGCCACACCCCCAGAGGCGGGGCCTAAACCTGAAAGCCCCATCTCCCCACCACCCACCAGCCCTAAGCCACATATGAATGAGACcagcttctga
- the esrrd gene encoding estrogen-related receptor gamma, translating to MMELKEFCLSDDFHFLNHQNSLLDPSSTDDPPSPREQVVKVDPLSPPFTAPFSPSSTSDSSAYSLFSQGHSLDPDSPSSSSTATFNPTHYGTEEHPGLRVAAQTHSVLSRDYIPNLHPGPKRLCLVCGDFASGYHYGVASCEACKAFFKRTIQGNIEYSCPVVNECEITKRRRKACQACRFQKCLRAGMMREGVRMDRVRGGRQKYKRRVDSSLSVFIKTTYTHPVKPVRNKVISQLLVSEPVPMRASPDPSIQDTDLNTLLTLCDLLNRELLVMIGWAKHIPGFSALSLVDQMALLQSGWMEALLLCVVWRSQGCPQELLFAENLRLNEAQARAAGLLDLYTPLRHLTTKYQQLNLSQEEAVTLKAMALANSDAENIESGDAVLRFQDGLHEALQDYESVQRPSEPHHAGRLLMTLPLLRQTAQRAVQCFCRLHMEGRVPMHKLFLEMLDAKI from the exons TCTGTTGGACCCCTCATCCACCGATGACCCCCCGTCTCCACGGGAACAGGTGGTGAAGGTGGACCCCCTCAGCCCCCCATTCACGGCTCCGTTCAGCCCTAGCAGCACGTCGGACAGCAGTGCGTACAGCCTGTTCTCTCAGGGTCACTCTCTGGACCCGGACTCACCCAGCTCCAGCAGCACGGCCACCTTTAACCCCACCCACTACGGCACCGAGGAACACCCTGGCCTGCGGGTTGCCGCCCAAACGCACTCCGTCCTCAGCCGAGACTACATCCCCAACCTGCACCCCGGACCCAAACGCCTCTGCCTGGTCTGTGGGGACTTCGCATCCGGCTACCACTATGGAGTCGCGTCCTGCGAAGCCTGCAAGGCCTTCTTCAAGAGGACTATCCAAG GAAATATTGAGTACAGCTGTCCGGTGGTGAACGAGTGTGAGATCACAAAGAGACGGAGGAAAGCGTGTCAAGCCTGTCGCTTCCAGAAGTGTCTGCGGGCTGGCATGATGCGAGAGG GTGTGCGTATGGATCGAGTGAGAGGAGGCCGGCAGAAGTATAAAAGGAGAGTGGACTCCAGCCTGTCCGTCTTCATCAAAACAACCTACACACATCCGGTCAAACCAGTCC gAAATAAGGTAATTTCCCAGCTTCTGGTGTCTGAGCCGGTTCCGATGCGGGCGTCCCCAGACCCTTCCATCCAAGACACTGACCTCAACACCCTGCTGACCTTATGTGACCTTTTAAACAGGGAGCTCCTGGTCATGATCGGCTGGGCCAAACACATCCCAG GGTTCTCCGCGCTCTCTCTGGTGGATCAGATGGCTCTGCTGCAGAGTGGCTGGATGGAGGCTCTGCTGCTGTGCGTGGTGTGGAGGTCTCAGGGTTGTCCTCAAGAGCTGCTGTTTGCGGAGAATCTGCGGCTGAACGAAGCTCAGGCCAGAGCAGCCGGCCTGCTGGACCTTTACACGCCTCTCAGACATCTGACCACAAAATACCAACAGCTGAACCTCAGCCAGGAGGAGGCCGTCACGCTGAAGGCCATGGCCCTCGCCAACTCAG ACGCTGAGAACATTGAGAGCGGAGACGCGGTGCTGCGGTTTCAGGACGGCCTCCATGAAGCCCTGCAGGACTATGAGAGCGTCCAGCGTCCTTCCGAGCCTCATCACGCCGGTCGGCTCCTCATGACCCTCCCCCTGCTCAGACAGACTGCGCAGAGGGCCGTCCAGTGCTTCTGCCGTCTGCACATGGAGGGACGTGTCCCAATGCACAAGCTCTTCCTGGAGATGCTGGACGCCAAGATTTAA